The following coding sequences lie in one Megalodesulfovibrio gigas DSM 1382 = ATCC 19364 genomic window:
- a CDS encoding sensor histidine kinase, with product MPARITTKPLPLTRDRHDLLRQLAQELLRSRQLGPEAVAQMSTEALMHELSVHQVELELQNQELQDARLALESSKQFLHDLFTLAPVGYLVLEQDSVVREANALACECFCLPKGVLEGQRLSQFVRPEYLYAFKELLSCPWDQRIPLRGEVAFRAHNGRSFLGRLEVRRMTMRISSLEADTVWLCALQDVTEEQRTRQALLEAKQSLATAVQERTVELEQALAELQQEVEKRKTAYRGMAESRAHYHALFHSNAVGIALLTREGVIVEANEALARLLDQDIEALQGRRMTEFLSAESHAGEHRLRSASGAYKWVSISCRCIDSDQPNAGEVWVMQDISRQKELEILKKEVDRILYHDLRGPVAAIHSLSRLYASDTTFSGSQQPTWEIVSSASKRLLDMINSSTDLYHIELGDFHFVPQPCDLFQILRSLREELLGQFQGRDTDIRVLLHGRPVDGELSLQLACMPHLYATMLFNLLLNALEAAPPGSMVTVDVAVDVTGYEIAIHNPGAVPAPIRSRFFEKYVTHGKRGGTGLGTYSARRITEAHGGRIELDTSEETGTTVRLRFPLPGPGRL from the coding sequence ATGCCGGCCCGTATCACCACCAAACCCCTGCCCCTGACCCGGGACAGGCACGACCTGCTGCGTCAGCTGGCCCAGGAACTGCTGCGTTCCCGGCAGCTTGGTCCGGAAGCGGTGGCGCAGATGTCCACCGAGGCGCTGATGCACGAACTCTCCGTGCACCAGGTGGAGCTGGAGTTGCAAAACCAGGAGCTGCAAGACGCCCGCCTGGCCCTGGAGTCCTCCAAGCAATTTCTGCACGATCTCTTCACCTTGGCCCCTGTGGGGTATCTGGTGCTGGAGCAGGACAGCGTGGTGCGCGAGGCCAACGCCCTGGCCTGCGAGTGTTTCTGCCTGCCCAAGGGGGTGCTGGAGGGCCAGCGCCTCAGCCAGTTCGTACGGCCGGAATACCTGTATGCCTTCAAGGAGCTGCTCTCCTGCCCCTGGGATCAGCGCATCCCCCTGCGGGGCGAGGTGGCGTTCCGTGCGCATAACGGCCGGAGTTTTCTGGGCCGGCTGGAAGTCCGCCGCATGACCATGCGCATCTCCTCCCTGGAGGCGGACACGGTGTGGCTGTGCGCCCTCCAGGATGTCACCGAAGAGCAGCGCACCCGCCAGGCCCTGCTGGAGGCCAAGCAGTCCCTGGCCACCGCCGTGCAGGAACGCACGGTCGAACTGGAACAGGCCCTGGCCGAGCTGCAGCAGGAAGTGGAGAAGCGCAAGACCGCCTACCGGGGCATGGCCGAAAGCCGGGCCCATTATCATGCCCTGTTTCACAGCAATGCCGTGGGGATTGCCCTGCTCACGCGCGAGGGGGTCATCGTGGAGGCCAATGAGGCCCTGGCCCGCCTGCTGGATCAGGATATTGAGGCCCTGCAGGGCCGGCGCATGACGGAGTTTCTGTCGGCCGAAAGCCACGCCGGCGAGCACCGGCTGCGCAGCGCCTCGGGCGCGTACAAGTGGGTCAGCATTTCCTGCCGCTGCATCGATTCCGACCAGCCGAACGCGGGCGAGGTCTGGGTCATGCAGGATATCTCCCGGCAAAAGGAGCTGGAAATCCTCAAGAAAGAGGTGGACCGCATCCTCTACCACGACCTGCGCGGGCCCGTCGCCGCCATTCACAGCCTGAGCAGGCTCTACGCCTCAGACACCACCTTTTCCGGCAGCCAGCAGCCCACCTGGGAAATCGTGAGCAGCGCCTCCAAGCGCCTTCTGGATATGATCAACAGTTCCACAGACCTGTATCATATCGAGCTCGGGGATTTCCACTTCGTGCCCCAGCCGTGCGACCTCTTTCAGATTCTCCGCTCCCTGCGGGAAGAACTGCTGGGGCAGTTCCAGGGCCGGGACACGGACATCCGCGTACTGCTGCACGGCCGCCCCGTGGACGGGGAGCTCTCCCTGCAGCTGGCCTGCATGCCGCATCTGTATGCCACCATGCTGTTCAATCTGTTGCTCAATGCCCTGGAGGCCGCGCCTCCTGGCAGCATGGTGACGGTGGATGTGGCGGTGGACGTGACAGGCTACGAGATCGCCATCCACAACCCCGGGGCCGTGCCTGCCCCTATCCGGTCACGGTTCTTCGAAAAGTACGTCACCCACGGCAAGCGCGGCGGCACCGGCCTGGGCACATACTCTGCCCGCCGCATCACCGAGGCCCATGGCGGCCGCATAGAGCTGGACACCTCCGAGGAGACCGGCACCACCGTGCGGCTGCGCTTCCCCCTGCCGGGCCCGGGACGGCTGTAG
- a CDS encoding response regulator produces MNAAPQIPEAPQASMVLVVDDDAATLDVLARLLAKRGYAPVTAADASQCWAALHEAAPALILLDLFLADEDGMALLRAIKADPRLASVPVIIHTLMDRCDYREKALALGAAAYLIKPLDLRDVLDHVARLVPAPG; encoded by the coding sequence ATGAACGCTGCACCGCAAATTCCCGAGGCTCCCCAGGCTTCCATGGTCCTGGTGGTGGACGACGACGCCGCCACCCTGGATGTCCTTGCCCGTCTGCTGGCCAAACGAGGGTATGCGCCGGTCACGGCGGCCGACGCATCCCAATGCTGGGCCGCCCTGCACGAGGCGGCACCGGCCCTCATCCTGCTGGATCTGTTTCTGGCCGACGAAGACGGCATGGCGTTGTTGCGCGCCATCAAGGCCGATCCCCGTCTGGCCAGCGTGCCCGTGATCATCCATACCCTCATGGACCGTTGCGACTATCGGGAAAAGGCCCTGGCCCTGGGCGCCGCGGCCTACCTGATCAAACCGCTGGACTTGCGGGACGTGCTCGATCATGTGGCGCGGCTGGTGCCGGCGCCTGGATAG
- the murB gene encoding UDP-N-acetylmuramate dehydrogenase, whose product MTPPASPVSPLLEALSQEDIGAVRVHAPLADYCTWRMGGPADLLVEPASAAHLARILAWCREHGAPCVVIGEGSNLLFDDAGLRGVVVRLGPAFASLHIQGTRIAADAGVHVADLAWAAQRAGLAGLEHAVGIPGTLGGLVAMNGGSRRQAIGDVIVRVSAVDHTGALLDFPCVACGFGYRTSVFQRNGCIVVGAELDLPRGDPAAIKAAMEADVAEREAKFPLDLPSCGSVFKNSDAMYAAFGPPGKVIEDTQLKGLTVGQCQVSSKHANFFVNLGGASSADMLALIGEVRARVCERTGIQMECEVRYVSPQGAIMPAHDAAPQP is encoded by the coding sequence GTGACCCCCCCAGCCTCCCCAGTCTCTCCCCTGCTTGAGGCCCTGTCCCAGGAAGACATCGGCGCAGTGCGCGTGCATGCCCCCCTGGCAGACTATTGCACCTGGCGCATGGGCGGCCCTGCCGACCTGCTGGTGGAACCCGCCTCGGCCGCGCATCTGGCCCGCATCCTCGCCTGGTGCCGTGAACACGGGGCGCCGTGCGTGGTCATCGGCGAAGGCTCCAACCTGCTGTTTGACGATGCCGGCCTGCGCGGCGTGGTGGTCCGCCTGGGGCCGGCCTTCGCCTCCCTGCACATCCAGGGCACCCGCATCGCCGCCGACGCCGGGGTCCACGTGGCCGATCTGGCCTGGGCCGCCCAGCGCGCCGGTCTGGCCGGACTGGAACACGCCGTGGGCATTCCCGGCACCCTGGGGGGGCTGGTGGCCATGAACGGCGGCAGCCGTCGCCAGGCCATCGGGGATGTGATTGTCCGCGTCTCGGCCGTGGACCACACCGGCGCCCTGCTCGACTTTCCCTGCGTCGCCTGCGGCTTCGGCTACCGCACCAGCGTGTTCCAGCGCAATGGCTGCATCGTCGTGGGCGCGGAACTGGACCTGCCCCGGGGCGATCCTGCCGCCATCAAGGCCGCCATGGAGGCGGACGTGGCCGAACGCGAGGCCAAGTTCCCCCTGGATCTGCCCAGCTGCGGGTCCGTGTTCAAGAACTCGGACGCCATGTACGCCGCCTTCGGCCCTCCGGGAAAGGTGATCGAAGACACGCAACTCAAAGGGCTGACCGTGGGCCAGTGTCAGGTTTCATCAAAACATGCGAATTTTTTTGTGAATCTTGGCGGCGCGTCGTCCGCGGACATGCTGGCGCTCATCGGCGAGGTCCGGGCCCGGGTCTGCGAGCGCACGGGGATCCAGATGGAATGCGAGGTCCGCTATGTGTCCCCGCAGGGTGCCATCATGCCGGCCCACGACGCCGCGCCGCAGCCATAG
- a CDS encoding PAS domain-containing sensor histidine kinase has translation MSAARAHTGDRFDTLRQRAEAALDRIEAASRLEEAGDVRVLMHELSIYQVELEMQNEELRHAQQELEAARRLSDALLATSPTGIMLVDANGVILRTNKATSMLLGLERTHLEGQRFGVFLDPDSLFEFQELLAVALEGGPARPRELRLRRLGGLRFHARMDCSALDLQDLQAAAVPQAVCTFQDISDTVALREALRSENQSLDHQLRRRAQELEEINRRLVELLDQYEAARQQAEAAQRAKTSFLRNMSHELRTPLHGLMSLTEILLATVREPQDRELVDMARAGVAGLVELFQDLLDLAAMEADALEMLPADVAPELVLDAVCQSMAPVARAKGLRLDWAVDPTGNGSLACIRTDAVRLKQALLALLGNAVKFTPPGAGAVVCASCRQAADGLVFVIEDTGPGIPSPQLGQVCGLFVQGDDSLTRAHGGLGAGLSMACRLVGLLGGTLTLDNRPEGGLRATVRLPAAPCCGETPR, from the coding sequence ATGAGCGCTGCCCGCGCCCACACCGGCGACCGCTTCGATACCCTGCGTCAGCGGGCCGAGGCCGCGCTGGATAGAATAGAGGCCGCCTCCCGGCTGGAAGAAGCCGGGGATGTGCGCGTGCTCATGCATGAACTCTCCATCTATCAGGTGGAGCTGGAGATGCAGAACGAGGAGCTGCGCCATGCCCAGCAGGAGCTGGAAGCCGCCCGGCGGCTCTCAGACGCCCTGCTGGCCACCTCGCCCACGGGCATCATGCTGGTGGATGCCAACGGCGTCATCCTGCGCACCAACAAAGCCACCTCCATGCTCCTCGGGCTGGAGCGCACGCACCTGGAAGGCCAGCGTTTCGGCGTGTTCCTGGATCCGGACTCCCTGTTCGAGTTTCAGGAGCTGCTGGCCGTCGCCCTGGAGGGCGGGCCGGCCCGGCCGCGGGAACTGCGGCTGCGCCGGCTCGGCGGGCTGCGCTTCCACGCCCGCATGGACTGTTCCGCCCTGGACCTGCAGGACCTGCAGGCCGCCGCCGTGCCCCAGGCCGTGTGCACCTTTCAGGACATCAGCGATACCGTGGCCCTGCGCGAGGCCCTGCGTTCGGAAAACCAGTCCCTGGATCACCAGCTGCGCCGCCGCGCCCAGGAGCTGGAAGAGATCAACCGGCGACTGGTGGAGTTGCTGGACCAGTACGAGGCCGCCCGCCAGCAGGCCGAAGCCGCCCAGCGGGCCAAAACGTCCTTTTTGCGGAACATGAGTCACGAGCTGCGCACGCCGTTGCATGGGCTCATGTCCTTGACGGAAATCCTGCTCGCCACAGTGCGTGAACCGCAGGATCGCGAGCTGGTGGATATGGCCCGGGCCGGGGTGGCCGGGCTGGTGGAACTGTTTCAGGACCTGCTGGATCTGGCGGCCATGGAGGCCGACGCCCTGGAGATGCTGCCCGCGGACGTGGCGCCCGAACTCGTGCTCGACGCCGTGTGCCAGAGCATGGCTCCCGTGGCCCGGGCCAAAGGGCTGCGTCTGGACTGGGCTGTGGACCCCACCGGAAACGGCTCCCTGGCCTGCATCCGGACGGACGCCGTCCGCCTCAAGCAGGCCTTGCTGGCCCTGCTGGGCAATGCCGTCAAGTTCACCCCGCCCGGAGCCGGCGCCGTGGTGTGCGCCAGCTGCCGGCAGGCGGCGGACGGGCTGGTGTTTGTTATCGAGGACACCGGCCCGGGCATCCCGTCGCCGCAGCTGGGGCAGGTCTGTGGGCTCTTCGTGCAAGGAGACGACAGCCTCACCCGCGCCCATGGCGGGTTGGGGGCGGGGCTGTCCATGGCCTGCCGGCTGGTGGGCCTGCTCGGCGGGACGTTGACCTTGGATAACCGCCCGGAAGGCGGCCTGCGCGCCACGGTGCGCCTGCCTGCCGCACCGTGCTGCGGTGAGACGCCGCGTTGA
- a CDS encoding chemotaxis protein CheB: MDQDEMQQQGNRPKDAAQAAAEGATDSARYFPMLIGGRARSRRDEHGPCYIVGIGASAGGLEALQSFFASMPTDTGLAFIVVQHLSPDYKSLMVELLSKYTDMAVLRVEDDGMAIEPNSVYLIPPKKNMIVVGGKLYLSEQPERHALNLPIDVFLRSLAEDQKEHAIAVILSGTGSDGTRGVRAVKEEGGTIFVQDEASAKFNGMPKSAINTGLADYILPPEEMPAALVNFIRHPFVANPPHAGEEPLDYDAEDSFSRLFQLLQKKTKVDFTHYKPATVIRRIERRMGIVQVHSLDDYVAYIVKNPPEVLALFKDLLIGVTKFFREPDAWAVLRSQVMPQLFQDAKEEGRDAVRVWVAGCSTGEEAYTAAMLLQDCKEELDSTLDIKVFATDIDRSALEIAGLGIYPESIVADVDVTFLSRFFEKRPNGYQVKRSVRELVVFALQNLVKDPPFTKVSLICCRNLLIYLQPVVQKRVLSIFNYSLHPRGALFLGISETVGDLEDAFRALDSRNRVYQHTGKGVLPLKGSLAMMAAPDLAARMPRQASTDAWPHKRSEMHEKYYHEIIGKLVSTLLVVNEERELVQTFGNSKEFLEFPVGNVHLDLLGMLPRELSLAVSSALHNVRKELKPCEYLGVRVKNGSEVRLVDVRVDWLQANKAGGKYFLVLLAETARQPDEASQRPLTTAESDALYAQRIQDLEQEVQFTRENLQATIEELQTSNEELQASNEELLAANEELQSTNEELQSVNEELNTVNAEYQAKNIELTKVNMDLKNLMESTELATLFLDKGLRIRRFTPAMARTVNILAQDVGRPVSDLAVPLINLYLAETHRVLAAGEVVERQVEEGNRQFLLRMLPFINERNEIDGVVLTLLDVSAQKEVERALKNQIKIIETILESSPAAQLMVDVEGNITYANKGAEDILLLDKKALLRSNLHSGRLSLTDLDGRPLMRDYGPVASIVDTAAPLPKFVVRYMHDGMEYYINISGNPILGEAGQVEGAVLKLMEIGRHSRTSAI; this comes from the coding sequence ATGGATCAGGACGAGATGCAGCAGCAGGGCAATCGCCCGAAGGATGCGGCACAGGCTGCCGCAGAAGGTGCCACGGACAGCGCCCGGTATTTTCCCATGCTCATTGGCGGCAGGGCCCGGTCTCGGCGGGACGAGCATGGCCCCTGCTACATTGTGGGTATCGGCGCCAGCGCCGGCGGCCTGGAGGCCCTGCAGAGCTTTTTCGCCAGCATGCCCACCGATACGGGCCTGGCCTTCATCGTGGTCCAGCATCTCTCGCCGGATTACAAGAGTCTCATGGTGGAATTGCTCTCAAAATACACGGATATGGCCGTCCTGCGAGTGGAAGATGACGGCATGGCCATCGAGCCCAACAGCGTGTACCTGATTCCGCCCAAGAAAAACATGATTGTGGTGGGCGGCAAGCTCTACCTTTCCGAACAGCCCGAGCGCCATGCCCTGAATTTGCCCATCGATGTTTTTCTGCGCTCGCTTGCTGAGGATCAGAAAGAGCACGCCATCGCCGTCATCCTCTCGGGTACTGGCAGCGATGGCACCCGCGGCGTGCGCGCCGTCAAAGAGGAGGGTGGCACCATCTTTGTGCAGGACGAGGCTTCGGCCAAATTCAACGGTATGCCCAAAAGCGCGATCAACACAGGCCTGGCGGATTACATCCTGCCGCCGGAAGAAATGCCTGCGGCCCTGGTGAATTTCATCCGCCATCCCTTTGTGGCCAACCCGCCCCACGCCGGGGAGGAGCCCCTGGACTACGACGCGGAAGACAGCTTCTCCCGCCTGTTCCAGCTGCTGCAGAAGAAAACCAAGGTGGACTTCACGCATTACAAGCCCGCCACCGTCATCCGGCGCATTGAGCGGCGCATGGGCATTGTGCAGGTGCACAGTCTGGACGATTACGTGGCGTACATCGTCAAGAATCCTCCGGAAGTGCTCGCCCTGTTCAAGGATTTGCTCATCGGCGTCACCAAGTTTTTCCGCGAGCCGGACGCCTGGGCGGTGTTGCGCAGCCAGGTGATGCCCCAGCTGTTCCAGGACGCCAAAGAGGAAGGCCGCGACGCCGTGCGCGTGTGGGTGGCCGGCTGCTCCACGGGCGAGGAGGCCTACACTGCAGCCATGCTGCTGCAGGACTGCAAGGAAGAGCTGGACTCGACCCTGGATATCAAGGTCTTCGCCACGGATATCGACCGCAGCGCCCTGGAGATCGCCGGCCTGGGCATCTACCCGGAAAGCATCGTGGCCGATGTGGACGTGACGTTCCTGAGCCGGTTTTTTGAAAAGCGGCCCAACGGCTACCAGGTCAAGCGCAGCGTCCGGGAGCTGGTGGTCTTTGCCCTGCAGAATCTGGTCAAGGATCCGCCCTTCACCAAGGTCAGCCTTATTTGTTGCCGCAACCTGCTCATCTATCTGCAGCCGGTGGTGCAAAAGCGCGTGCTGTCCATCTTCAACTATTCTCTGCATCCCAGGGGGGCGTTGTTCCTGGGCATCAGCGAAACCGTGGGCGACCTGGAAGACGCCTTCCGGGCCCTGGACAGCCGCAACCGTGTCTACCAGCACACAGGCAAGGGGGTGCTGCCGCTCAAGGGTTCCCTGGCCATGATGGCGGCGCCGGACCTCGCGGCGCGCATGCCCCGCCAGGCCTCGACCGATGCCTGGCCGCACAAGCGCTCGGAAATGCACGAGAAATACTACCACGAGATCATCGGCAAGCTGGTGTCCACCCTGCTGGTGGTCAACGAGGAGCGCGAGCTGGTGCAGACCTTCGGGAATTCAAAGGAATTCCTGGAGTTCCCCGTGGGCAATGTGCACCTGGATCTGCTGGGCATGCTGCCGCGGGAGTTGTCCCTGGCCGTGTCGTCTGCTCTGCACAACGTGCGCAAGGAGCTCAAGCCCTGCGAGTATCTGGGGGTGCGCGTCAAGAACGGGAGCGAGGTGCGTCTGGTGGACGTGCGGGTGGACTGGCTGCAGGCCAACAAGGCCGGCGGCAAGTACTTTCTGGTGCTGCTGGCGGAAACCGCCCGCCAGCCCGACGAAGCCAGCCAGCGCCCCCTGACCACGGCGGAGAGCGATGCCCTCTATGCCCAGCGCATCCAGGATCTGGAGCAGGAGGTGCAGTTTACCCGGGAGAATCTGCAAGCCACCATCGAGGAGTTGCAGACCTCCAATGAGGAACTGCAAGCCTCCAACGAAGAACTTCTTGCGGCGAACGAGGAATTGCAGTCCACCAACGAGGAATTGCAGTCCGTCAATGAGGAGCTGAACACCGTCAACGCCGAGTACCAGGCCAAGAACATCGAGCTCACCAAGGTCAACATGGACCTCAAGAACCTCATGGAGAGCACCGAGCTGGCCACGTTGTTCCTGGACAAGGGCCTGCGCATCCGCCGGTTCACTCCGGCCATGGCCCGCACGGTGAACATCCTGGCCCAGGACGTGGGCCGGCCGGTCTCGGATCTGGCCGTCCCCCTCATCAACCTGTACCTGGCCGAGACCCACCGCGTGCTGGCCGCCGGCGAGGTGGTGGAACGTCAGGTGGAGGAGGGGAACCGGCAATTCCTGCTGCGCATGCTGCCCTTCATCAACGAACGCAACGAGATAGACGGCGTGGTGCTCACCTTGCTGGATGTCAGCGCCCAGAAGGAAGTGGAACGCGCCCTCAAGAATCAGATCAAGATCATCGAAACCATTCTGGAATCCAGCCCTGCGGCCCAGCTGATGGTGGATGTGGAGGGGAACATCACCTATGCCAACAAGGGGGCGGAAGACATCCTGCTCCTGGACAAGAAGGCCCTCCTGCGCTCCAACCTGCATTCCGGACGTCTGAGCCTCACGGACCTGGACGGCCGACCCCTGATGCGCGATTACGGCCCCGTGGCCTCCATCGTGGACACCGCTGCCCCCCTGCCCAAGTTCGTGGTCCGGTACATGCACGATGGCATGGAGTATTACATCAACATCAGCGGCAATCCCATCCTGGGCGAGGCCGGCCAGGTGGAAGGCGCCGTGCTCAAACTCATGGAGATCGGCCGCCACTCCCGGACGTCTGCCATATGA
- a CDS encoding sensor histidine kinase — translation MDVSKQDTQGQEAACAALLRHEGVCLAMLDAEGRFLHVNQTLCALLGRTAEELTALRLQDVAHPDDAEPLECQFAELLAGQQTHVMEEARLTQTADRSVWCIVSITRLTPDREAAAPRCLVSMQNITPLPLAVSQLRHTVGELASRNQELEDLAHVISHHLREPLRGMFNYASLLQEDHGSQLDAEGHTLLAKLLRLARRMEDQLQDLLALARFGHAELACARTDMRQLALEAVENLAALQGERCAHICIPERLPEAICDPLLIAELWQILIGNALRYSDKFSGQVEIGFVDTAPVVYYVRDNGIGIPAGLQERIFMLFKRLHHRDAYGGGSGAGLAIARKIVARHGGRIWVESTPGEGSTFSFTLSGGPACTQTDDPSRQPPPERSTR, via the coding sequence ATGGACGTTTCGAAGCAAGACACCCAAGGCCAGGAGGCTGCCTGCGCCGCGCTCTTGCGGCATGAGGGCGTGTGTCTGGCCATGCTGGACGCCGAGGGCCGGTTCCTGCACGTCAACCAGACCCTCTGCGCCCTGCTGGGGCGTACGGCAGAGGAGCTGACAGCCCTGCGGCTGCAGGACGTGGCGCATCCGGACGATGCCGAACCCCTGGAGTGCCAGTTCGCCGAGCTTCTGGCCGGGCAGCAGACGCATGTGATGGAGGAAGCCCGCCTGACCCAGACGGCAGACCGGTCCGTGTGGTGCATTGTCTCCATCACGCGCCTGACGCCGGACAGGGAGGCCGCCGCGCCCCGCTGCCTCGTGTCCATGCAGAACATCACGCCCCTGCCCCTGGCCGTGTCCCAGCTGCGGCACACCGTGGGCGAGCTGGCCAGCCGCAACCAGGAGCTGGAAGATCTGGCGCACGTCATCTCCCACCACCTGCGCGAACCCCTGCGCGGCATGTTCAATTATGCCTCGCTGCTGCAGGAAGACCACGGGAGCCAGCTGGATGCCGAAGGCCACACCCTGCTGGCCAAGCTCCTGCGCCTTGCCCGCCGCATGGAAGATCAACTGCAGGATCTGCTCGCCCTGGCCCGCTTTGGTCACGCGGAGCTTGCCTGCGCCCGCACGGACATGCGCCAGCTGGCCCTGGAGGCCGTGGAGAATCTGGCTGCGTTGCAAGGGGAGCGGTGCGCCCACATCTGCATCCCCGAACGCCTGCCCGAGGCCATCTGCGATCCGCTTCTCATTGCCGAACTGTGGCAGATCCTCATCGGCAATGCCCTGCGTTACTCCGACAAGTTCTCAGGCCAAGTGGAAATAGGGTTTGTCGACACCGCTCCCGTGGTGTATTATGTCAGGGATAATGGGATCGGCATCCCGGCCGGGCTGCAGGAGCGAATCTTCATGCTCTTCAAGCGGCTGCACCACCGCGACGCCTATGGCGGCGGCAGCGGCGCCGGGTTGGCCATTGCCCGAAAGATCGTCGCCCGCCACGGCGGTCGCATCTGGGTGGAGTCCACCCCTGGCGAGGGAAGCACCTTTTCTTTCACCCTGTCTGGAGGCCCGGCATGCACGCAGACGGACGATCCCTCCCGGCAGCCCCCTCCCGAAAGGAGCACGCGATGA